Sequence from the Streptomyces sp. R33 genome:
CGTAATGCCCGTTGACCAGGGCGGGCACGTACGTGCCCAGTGGGGCGAGCGTCTTCGGGAGGCTGAGCCCGGCCGCGGCGAGCCGTTCTTCGGGGGTGCCGGTCGTCATCGGGTTCTCCTTGGGTCTTCGTGGGCTGAAGCCGCTCGGCCTCAGGGGCGGGTGATCCGGACCTGGAAGCTGCCGTTGCGCAGCTCGCCCACCACCGAGATGCTGATGCCGGCCTTGTCGTCGGTGAACGTCTCGCCCGGCCGGAACGGCGCGTCCGACAGTTCCCCGTGCACGTTGGGCCGCCGGGTGCAGCCGCCGCTGCCGTTCGCGCTGTCCGAGACGGTCACGGGCCCGCGCCCGGTGTCCACCTGGGAGTCCACCTTGTAGATCAGTACGCCGGGTTTGCAGACGGCCTCGTCGTTCCCGGACCGGGTGCGCACCTCCACCGCGTACCCGGCGCTTTCCGACACCGGTACGAAGGCCAGCTTCGTGCCGCCCTCCACCCCGAGCGGGGTCAGGGTGTGGTCGCTGATGCCGGACTTCGAGGCGCAGCTGATCTGCGAGCCGTCCAGCCAGCCCAGCTTCCACTTGTGCCAGCCCAGCAGGTCGTTGTTGGCGCCCCAGTCCTCGCTCATGATGTCCCAGTGCCCGACCGCGCCCCCGCCGTCGGGGGTGTACAGGTCGGGCAGTCCGAAGACGTGCCCGTTCTCGTGGGGGAGCACCCGGTAGCCGGTCTCCCGGTAGGAGCCCGAGCCGTCGTCCTGGCGGCTGTAGACGAAGGACGTGTTGGCGAGCGGCACGCCGTCGGCCATCGGGGCCTCGCCGTTGCCGGAGAAGGTCACCGAGAGCACGGTGTCCAGGGCGGACGGTCCGGCGTTCGGGGTGACCAGGATGTTGACCAGGTCGTAGCGGCTGAAGTCCACCTCGGAGTCGGCGGCCTTCGCGATGTGCTCGACGAGCTGCCGGTAGCCCGGCTCGTACGCGGAGCCGCGCTCGATCCCGTACGCGGCGAACGGCATCGGCATCCGCAGCCAGGTCCTTATCGGCGCCTCGGCCCGGTACGTGAGCCGGCCGTAGGAGCTGGTGCGGAACCAGTCGGAGGTCTGGGGGAAGAACTCCGCGAGCCGGTCCAGCGCCGTGCCCTCGCCCTTGGCGTCCGGGAAGTCGATCATCAGGTTCAGCGCCCGGACCTCGCCGGTCGAACGGGAGTACCCCGGCGGGGTCGGCATGCCCTCGGACATCTGCACGCCCATGGCGCCGGTGATCCGGCAGGGCGCCAGCGCGGACTCGGCGCTCGTGGCCACGGGCCCGGCCGCGGAGTGGCTGCGGTCGGCGATCCCGGTGCTCGCGGTGGCGGTGACACCGAGGGCCAGTACGGTGAGGCCGATGTAGGCGCCGGCACGGCGTGGCGTGCGTATCCGGTGGCGGGTCTGCGGCATGGAGATCGCCTTCGGGTCCGCGGCAGCCGGCCGGGCCCGGACTGCGCTCTGTGCGATCACCCTCCGTCGGCTGCGGCGCGCCCGCGCGTCGGGTGCGTCCGAACGGGAGTCGCGATGTGACCCGGGTCACACATGAGAGTGAAATAACCGGGGACTCAATCCCCGTTTGTACGGGAGTCCCGCAAAGCGGGGACCAGCTCCCCGTTTACAGGGGGCGGTGTACGAGTCCCAGGCCCAGGGAGGCCTCGAATGAAGCGCTCCACCACCCTCGTGGCGGCGCCGGCCGCCCCGGAGGCGGTCGCGGACCTGCCGGGCACGGACCTGTCGGGCGCCGGCCCGACGGCCCCGGAGCCCCGGCCCGCGCGGGTCCCGCGTCCGCGCGCGGACGCCGTCCGCAACCGCGAGCGGATCCTGGTGGCGGCGCGCGAGGTGCTCGTGGAGCTGGGCTCGGGCGCACCGTTCGACGAGATCGCCCGCCGGGCGGGCATCGGCAACGCCACGCTCTACCGGCACTTCCCCGACCGGGCCGCCCTGGTCCACCACGTCGTGCTCTTCGTCATGGACCGGGTCACGGCCCAGGCCGAGGACTCGCTGGCCGAGGAGCCCGACGCCTTCGCCGCGCTGTGCCGCTTCACGCACGCCGCCGCGGACGAGCGGATCGGGGCCCTGTGCCCCATGCTCGCCGGTGACTTCGACGGCGAGCACCCCGAACTCGTCGCGGCCCGCGAGGCCTTGGCGGAAGCCGTCGAGACCCTGGTGACGGCCGGTCAGGAGACCGGGCTGATCCGCACGGACATCGGCGTCGGCGACCTGATGATCGCCCTCTCCCAGCTCAGCCGGCCCCTGCCGGGCATCAGCTGCACCGAGGTGGAGGGATTCGTCCACCGTCATCTCCAGCTGTTCCTGGACGGGTTGCGGGCTCCGGCCCGCTCCGAGCTGCCCGGCTCGGCGGCCACCCTCGAGGACCTGAGGCAGAAAACCATGTGACGCCCCGGGTCGCGCCCGCTAGCGTCGTAAACCCGGCTAAACGTTGTAGACGTATCTTTTTCAGTCATTCCGCACACGAAATGGGTATCCCCATGCCAAAAACGGCCGCGACCCTCGCGCCGGCTGCCGATCCCAGCCGCTGGAAGGCACTCGTCTTCATAGCCCTGGCGCAGCTGATGGTCGTCCTCGACGCGACCATCGTGAACATCGCCCTTCCGTCTGCCCAGACCGACCTCGGCATCTCCGACGGCAACCGCCAGTGGGTCATCACCGCGTACGCGCTGGCCTTCGGCGGACTGCTCCTCTTCGGCGGCCGCATCGCCGACAAGTGGGGCCGCAAGAACGCCTTCATCGTGGGCCTCATCGGCTTCGCCCTGGCCTCCGCGCTCGGCGGCGCCGCCAACGGCGAGGCGATGATGCTCGGCGCCCGCGCCCTCCAGGGTGCCTTCGGCGCACTGCTCGCCCCGGCCGCGCTCTCCCTGCTGGCCGTCATGTTCACCGACGCCAAGGAGCGCGCCAAGGCCTTCGGCATCTACGGTGCGATCGCCGGCGGCGGTGGCGCCGTGGGCCTGATCCTCGGCGGCTTCCTCACCGAGTACCTGAACTGGCGCTGGACCTTCTTCGTCAACATCCCGTTCGCGATCGCCGCGGCCGTGGGTGCCTGGCTGGTCATCCGTGAGCCCGCCGGCGGCCGCAACCGCGCGCCGCTCGACATCCCCGGTGTGGTCCTGTCCACGCTCGGCCTCGTCGCGCTGGTCTACGGCTTCACCCGCGCCGAGTCGGCCGGCTGGTCCGACACGGTCACCGTGGCCATGTTCATCGCCTCGGCGGCGCTGCTCGCGGCCTTCGTGTTCGTCGAGTCCCGGGTGAAGTCCCCGCTGCTGCCGCTGCGCGTCCTGCTGGAGCGCAACCGCGGCGGTGTCTACCTCTCCCTGGGCCTGGCCGTCATCGCGATGTTCGGCCTGTTCCTCTTCCTCACCTACTACCTCCAGGTCGTGAAGGGCTTCTCGCCGGTCAAGACCGGCTTCGCCTTCCTGCCGATGATCGCGGGCATGATCACGGGCTCCACGCAGATCGGCGCCCGCCTGATGACCCGGGTGGCGCCCCGGCTGCTGATGGGCCCGGGCTTCCTGCTCGCCGCCGGCGGCATGCTGATGCTGACCCAGCTCGAGGTCGGGTCCTCGTACCCGGCGCTGATCCTGCCGGCGCAGCTGCTGCTGGGCCTCGGCATGGGTACGGCGTTCATGCCGGCCATGTCGCTGGCCACGCACGGGGTGAACCCGGCCGACGCCGGTGTCGCCTCCGCCATGGTCAACACCTCGCAGCAGGTCGGCGGCGCGATCGGCACCGCCCTGCTGAACACGATCGCCGCCTCGGCGACCACCGCGTACCTGACCGACCACGCGGCCGAGGCCGCGGCGGGCGGCCCGGCGGCGAAGCTGATCCAGGCCCAGGCGATGGTGGAGGGCTACTCCAGCGCCATCTGGTGGGCGGTCGGCATCCTCGCCGCCAGCGCGACCATCGCGCTGACGCTCATCAACACCGGCCGTCCGGGCGCCGGCGGCCCCGTCGCCTCCGGTGCCGGCGCGGGCGCCGACGCCGAGGTGAAGGTCCCGGTGATCGCCCACTGACGCGGCTCGGGGAACCCCGGGAATGACTGCCGACCCCGTGTCGTTCAAATTTGAACAACACGGGGTCGTTTTTGTGCCCGGCGCGGTCCCGTGCTGACGAACGAGGAGCGCCCCGTGACGACCATCCCGAACCCCGCCGATTCCCCGTCCCCCGATTCCCTGTCCGCCGAGCCCCCGGCCCGTATGCCGGCGCTCTACCTGAGCCACGGCGCCCCGCCGCTCGCCGACGACCCGGTCTGGCCGGGCGAGCTCGCCGCCTGGTCCGCCGCGCTGCCCCGCCCCCGCGCCATCCTGATGGTCTCCGCGCACTGGGAGGAGGCGCCGCTCGCCCTCGGCGCCACGGAGCGGGTCCCGCTCGTGTACGACTTCCGGGGCTTCCCCGAGCACTACTACCGGGTCCGCTACGACGCCCCCGGCGCCCCCGCGCTCGCCGCCTCCGTACGGGCCCTCCTGCACGCCCCCGGCACCCTCGTCCAGGACCTCCCGGACCGCGGCCTCGACCACGGCGCGTACGTCCCGCTCGTGGAGATGTTCCCGGAGGCCGGCATACCGGTCCTGCAGATCTCCCTGCCCACGCTGGACCCGCGCCGCCTGATGGACATCGGCCGCAAGCTCGCACCCCTGCGCGACGAGGGCGTCCTGATCGTCGGCAGCGGCTTCTTCACCCACAACCTGGCCGCGCTGCGCCACACCGGTCCTGGGGTTCCGTCCTGGTCGGCGGAGTTCGACGCGTGGGGCCGCGAGGCGCTGGCCGCGTCCGACGTCGACGCGCTGCTGGACTTCGAGGCCAAGGCCCCTGCGGGCCGCCTCGCCCACCCCCGTACGGAGCACTTCGCCCCGCTCTTCGTCACCCTCGGCGCCGCGGACGCCTCGGGCGATCTCGCCCGCCGCTCCGACGCGGTCGACGGCTTCTGGATGGGCCTTTCGAAGCGGTCGGTCCAGTTCGGCTAGGAATGGGCCGGTTGTCCAGGCAACCGGAAACGGGCGAGGGCCGTCTTCAGGGGTGGAGTGCAGCCACGGCGCGTGTCGCGGCGTGTGACGGCGGTCTCACGGAAGCGGCACCCGTACGGGTCGGCGAAGGCTTCCGAGCCGGCCTCGAACGCGGGTCTGACCTGCACCTCTTCGAGCTCTGACGGTATCCCGCCCGCTCCCTGCGCGAGGGCGGCGGGGCAGGATACTGCAAGATCTCGAAAAAGAGGGACCGGCGTGGGAATTCTGTCCCGATTCCAGTCGTTGTTTCCTTCGGAAGCGGGCACTCGGGAGAGTGTCCAGGGACGCAGAGCCGCGTTCCAGCAGCCGCAACGCGACCTAACTCATTGCAAGGGAGCACGCATGGCAACCCGCGCCGTCGCCCGTCGTCAGTCCAGGGGCAGCGCCCGCGCTGTGGGCGGGGAGCTCGCCGACCGCGACCTGGTGGGCATGTACCTGGACGAGATCGCGCGTACCCCGCTGCTCGACGCGGCCAAGGAAGTGGAGCTCTCGCAGATCATCGAGGCGGGCGTGTACGCCCAGCAGATCCTCGACGGCGAGACGGAGCGCGAGGGCGAGGCGCCGTCGCGCGAGGAGCTGGAGGCCCTGGCCGCCGAGGGAGAGCGCGCCAAGGAGATCTTCATCCGCTCCAACCTCCGCCTCGTCGTGGCCGTCGCCCGCCGCTACCCGCGCAGCGGCCTGCCCCTGCTCGACCTGATCCAGGAGGGCAACGCCGGCCTGGTGCGCGCCGTCGAGAAGTTCGACTACGCCAAGGGCTTCAAGTTCTCCACGTACGCCACGTGGTGGATCCGCCAGGCCATCACCCGCTCCATCGCCGACCAGTCCCGCACCATCCGCCTCCCCGTCCACCTGGTCGAGGAGCTCGGCCGGATCCGCCGGATCCAGCGGGAGTTCAACCGGGAGAACGGCCGGGACCCGGACCACGCGGAGATCGCCGCCGAGCTGGACTCGACGGAGAAGCGCGTGGGCGACGTCCTGGACTGGGCGCGCGACCCGGTCAGCCTGAACATGTCCGTGGACGACGAGGGCGAGACGCAGTTCGGCGATCTCCTCGAGGACACCTCCGCGATCTCGCCGGAGCAGTCCGTCCTGTCGCTCCTGCGCAGCGAGGAGCTGGAGGACCTGCTGGGCAAGCTGGACCAGCGCACGGCGTCGATCATCAAGATGCGGTACGGCATCGACGACGGCCGCGAGCGGACCCTGACGGAGGTCGGCAAGCAGCACGGCCTGACGCGGGAGCGGATCCGCCAGATCGAGAAGCACGCGCTCCTCGAGCTGAAGCGCATGGCCCGCGACACGGGCTTCGACGCAGTGGCCTGACCCGGCCCGCGCGAAGCCCCTCGAACGAGCCCTCGGCGTCTACCCCCCCCAGACGCCGGGGGCTCCCTTTTGCGCCCCTGCGGCGGTGAAGCCCCCGGGCGGCCTCCCCGCTACGGAGCCGTCGCCGAGGTCAGGCGCGCGGCCAGCGCACGGGCGGCCGCCGCCAGGACGTCCGGGGCGTGGACCGTGAAGGGGATGCCGACCAGGGCGAGGCGGGCCGCCACCCACTCCGGGGAGTCCGCGCTCGGGAAGCGCACCCGGCAGCCCGCGCCCTCGGGCTCGGCCTCTGCCTGCAGCCACCCCGGCAGCGCCTCCGCCGGGCCTGCGAACGACACCTCCACCGCGTACGTCTCCCCGCCCCGCAGCCCGCGCCGTACGAACTCAGCCGCCTCCATCGGCAGCTCCCGCGGAGTGAACCGCGCGCCCGTCGCGAAGGGCTCCGCCACCCGGTCCACGCGGAACGTCCGCCAGTCCTCCCGGTCCAGGTCGTACGCCACGAGGTACCACCGGCTTCCCGTGCTCACCAGCCGGTAGGGCTCCACCAGCCGCCGCGAGTCCGCCCCGTCGCGCGCCCGGTACGCGAACCGCAGCCGCTCCGGCCCCGCCACCGCCGACGCCATCGTCGTCAGCGTCCGCGGGTCCACGCTGGCCCCGTCCCCGCGCGTCACCGCGATCGTGGCCGACTGCAGCGCGCCCACCCGGCGCCGCAGGCGCCCCGGCAGGACCTGTTCCAGCTTCGCGAGGGCCCGTACGGACGCCTCCTCCACCCCCTCGATCGCATGCCCGGCGCCCGCGCGCAGGCCCACCGCGATCGCCACCGCCTCCTCGTCGTCCAGCAGCAGCGGCGGCATCGCGGCCCCCGCCACCAGCCGGTATCCGCCCTCCGCGCCCAGCGTGGCCTCCACCGGGTACCCGAGTTCCCGCAGCCGTTCGATGTCGCGCCGGATGGTCCTCGCGCTCACCCGCAGTCGTTCCGCCAGCTCGCTCCCGGGCCATTCGCGCGGGGTCTGGAGCAGGGAGAGCAGGGTGAGCAGCCGTGCCGGGGTGTCCGTCATGCGATCCAGGTTGCCAGCCAAATAGGACACCAACTGACCTACATCCCGTCTAGGTTTCTCT
This genomic interval carries:
- a CDS encoding dioxygenase, which gives rise to MPALYLSHGAPPLADDPVWPGELAAWSAALPRPRAILMVSAHWEEAPLALGATERVPLVYDFRGFPEHYYRVRYDAPGAPALAASVRALLHAPGTLVQDLPDRGLDHGAYVPLVEMFPEAGIPVLQISLPTLDPRRLMDIGRKLAPLRDEGVLIVGSGFFTHNLAALRHTGPGVPSWSAEFDAWGREALAASDVDALLDFEAKAPAGRLAHPRTEHFAPLFVTLGAADASGDLARRSDAVDGFWMGLSKRSVQFG
- a CDS encoding TetR/AcrR family transcriptional regulator, which gives rise to MKRSTTLVAAPAAPEAVADLPGTDLSGAGPTAPEPRPARVPRPRADAVRNRERILVAAREVLVELGSGAPFDEIARRAGIGNATLYRHFPDRAALVHHVVLFVMDRVTAQAEDSLAEEPDAFAALCRFTHAAADERIGALCPMLAGDFDGEHPELVAAREALAEAVETLVTAGQETGLIRTDIGVGDLMIALSQLSRPLPGISCTEVEGFVHRHLQLFLDGLRAPARSELPGSAATLEDLRQKTM
- a CDS encoding M6 family metalloprotease domain-containing protein, with translation MPQTRHRIRTPRRAGAYIGLTVLALGVTATASTGIADRSHSAAGPVATSAESALAPCRITGAMGVQMSEGMPTPPGYSRSTGEVRALNLMIDFPDAKGEGTALDRLAEFFPQTSDWFRTSSYGRLTYRAEAPIRTWLRMPMPFAAYGIERGSAYEPGYRQLVEHIAKAADSEVDFSRYDLVNILVTPNAGPSALDTVLSVTFSGNGEAPMADGVPLANTSFVYSRQDDGSGSYRETGYRVLPHENGHVFGLPDLYTPDGGGAVGHWDIMSEDWGANNDLLGWHKWKLGWLDGSQISCASKSGISDHTLTPLGVEGGTKLAFVPVSESAGYAVEVRTRSGNDEAVCKPGVLIYKVDSQVDTGRGPVTVSDSANGSGGCTRRPNVHGELSDAPFRPGETFTDDKAGISISVVGELRNGSFQVRITRP
- a CDS encoding YafY family protein, which codes for MTDTPARLLTLLSLLQTPREWPGSELAERLRVSARTIRRDIERLRELGYPVEATLGAEGGYRLVAGAAMPPLLLDDEEAVAIAVGLRAGAGHAIEGVEEASVRALAKLEQVLPGRLRRRVGALQSATIAVTRGDGASVDPRTLTTMASAVAGPERLRFAYRARDGADSRRLVEPYRLVSTGSRWYLVAYDLDREDWRTFRVDRVAEPFATGARFTPRELPMEAAEFVRRGLRGGETYAVEVSFAGPAEALPGWLQAEAEPEGAGCRVRFPSADSPEWVAARLALVGIPFTVHAPDVLAAAARALAARLTSATAP
- a CDS encoding sigma-70 family RNA polymerase sigma factor; translated protein: MATRAVARRQSRGSARAVGGELADRDLVGMYLDEIARTPLLDAAKEVELSQIIEAGVYAQQILDGETEREGEAPSREELEALAAEGERAKEIFIRSNLRLVVAVARRYPRSGLPLLDLIQEGNAGLVRAVEKFDYAKGFKFSTYATWWIRQAITRSIADQSRTIRLPVHLVEELGRIRRIQREFNRENGRDPDHAEIAAELDSTEKRVGDVLDWARDPVSLNMSVDDEGETQFGDLLEDTSAISPEQSVLSLLRSEELEDLLGKLDQRTASIIKMRYGIDDGRERTLTEVGKQHGLTRERIRQIEKHALLELKRMARDTGFDAVA
- a CDS encoding MFS transporter produces the protein MPKTAATLAPAADPSRWKALVFIALAQLMVVLDATIVNIALPSAQTDLGISDGNRQWVITAYALAFGGLLLFGGRIADKWGRKNAFIVGLIGFALASALGGAANGEAMMLGARALQGAFGALLAPAALSLLAVMFTDAKERAKAFGIYGAIAGGGGAVGLILGGFLTEYLNWRWTFFVNIPFAIAAAVGAWLVIREPAGGRNRAPLDIPGVVLSTLGLVALVYGFTRAESAGWSDTVTVAMFIASAALLAAFVFVESRVKSPLLPLRVLLERNRGGVYLSLGLAVIAMFGLFLFLTYYLQVVKGFSPVKTGFAFLPMIAGMITGSTQIGARLMTRVAPRLLMGPGFLLAAGGMLMLTQLEVGSSYPALILPAQLLLGLGMGTAFMPAMSLATHGVNPADAGVASAMVNTSQQVGGAIGTALLNTIAASATTAYLTDHAAEAAAGGPAAKLIQAQAMVEGYSSAIWWAVGILAASATIALTLINTGRPGAGGPVASGAGAGADAEVKVPVIAH